A genomic segment from Candidatus Glassbacteria bacterium encodes:
- a CDS encoding DUF2225 domain-containing protein encodes MSPGKSPFVKKEIICPVCGSPSENRFIMPKSFVEKEVESDRHVKEYKWMDSDFEGYHPPFYHFWHCTTCKYTSSQRDFLKPGQDQQSNFSLIKRCVQQMNPNQKQIVQLLGSSINYDNMTFCMAMNAHLLALYIQELTPTVDRDDNKIASYYLRTGWLIREQMAKDDPDGEFKKYKEFLAKLGKLWESVPQSEAECMNAAAENFQKAYQNHPRYADILHATDLMILIAEIYLRADNMKLAMKSLNSVMQTGQKHRAQMGETMRKDKEAGRLTATRKAQLDAQANKVNVLMEKAGDMRQEIIKVKIAKQEPKAKEVVAKLEARGMDAEDIREKLKEFNFEPQLITRLLGEQKRKKFLGLF; translated from the coding sequence GTTTATCATGCCCAAAAGCTTTGTGGAGAAGGAAGTCGAGAGCGACCGCCACGTCAAGGAATACAAATGGATGGATTCCGATTTCGAGGGCTACCATCCGCCGTTCTACCATTTCTGGCACTGTACTACCTGCAAGTACACGTCCAGCCAGCGCGATTTTCTCAAACCCGGACAGGATCAGCAGAGCAATTTCAGCCTGATCAAGCGCTGTGTCCAGCAGATGAATCCCAACCAGAAGCAGATCGTCCAGTTGCTGGGCAGCAGTATCAACTACGACAACATGACGTTCTGCATGGCGATGAACGCGCACCTGCTGGCGCTTTATATCCAGGAACTGACGCCTACGGTTGATCGCGACGACAACAAGATCGCCAGCTATTACCTTCGCACCGGCTGGCTGATCAGGGAGCAGATGGCCAAGGACGATCCGGACGGGGAATTTAAAAAGTACAAGGAATTCCTGGCCAAGCTGGGCAAACTGTGGGAGAGCGTGCCTCAGTCAGAGGCCGAGTGCATGAATGCGGCGGCCGAGAATTTTCAGAAAGCATACCAGAACCATCCCAGGTACGCGGATATCCTGCACGCCACCGATCTGATGATCCTGATCGCCGAGATCTATCTGCGCGCCGACAATATGAAGCTGGCGATGAAGAGCCTGAACAGCGTGATGCAGACCGGCCAGAAGCACCGGGCGCAGATGGGCGAAACCATGCGCAAGGACAAGGAGGCCGGCCGTCTGACCGCCACGCGGAAGGCCCAGCTCGATGCCCAGGCCAACAAGGTCAACGTGCTGATGGAAAAAGCCGGCGACATGCGCCAGGAGATAATCAAGGTCAAGATCGCCAAGCAGGAGCCCAAAGCCAAGGAGGTGGTTGCCAAGCTGGAAGCGAGGGGTATGGACGCCGAGGATATCCGCGAAAAATTGAAGGAGTTCAATTTCGAACCCCAGTTGATTACCAGGCTGCTGGGAGAACAGAAGCGGAAGAAGTTCCTCGGGCTGTTTTAA